In one window of Halanaerobiaceae bacterium ANBcell28 DNA:
- a CDS encoding homocysteine biosynthesis protein translates to MTNEKTFSEINEKIKKGKAVVLTADEMSDFVDDHGEDKAFEEVDVVTTATFGAMCSSGAFLNFGHADPPIRMGRVYLNDVLAYSGIAAVDAYIGATEESEILADEYGGAHVIEDLIKGKKVHLRASAKGTDCYPRKEIDTYISLEDLNQAYLFNPRNCYQNYWVAVNSSNKIIYTYMGPLYANYGNASYSSAGQLSPLLNDPYYQTIGIGTRIFLGGAQGYISWEGTQHNPSRERTKNGIPVGGAGTIAVIGDLKEMNSNYIRAASVTNYGVSLYVGIGIPIPILNKEMVKRTAIRDRDIDVTVIDYAGGSRDNPSLGRVNYEELRSGEIKLPNGKIVTTAPLSSLNKARLIASELKDWISKGDFLLEEPVQKLSNTRKFKPIEMKKEGALINDK, encoded by the coding sequence ATGACAAATGAAAAAACTTTTTCGGAGATTAATGAGAAAATAAAAAAGGGAAAGGCAGTTGTTTTAACTGCTGATGAAATGTCTGACTTTGTTGATGATCATGGTGAAGACAAGGCTTTTGAAGAAGTAGATGTTGTTACTACTGCGACATTCGGTGCTATGTGTTCCAGCGGAGCTTTTCTAAACTTCGGTCATGCCGATCCACCTATTCGTATGGGAAGGGTATACTTAAATGATGTATTAGCATATTCAGGTATTGCAGCTGTTGATGCATATATAGGAGCAACAGAAGAGTCTGAAATTTTAGCTGATGAATATGGGGGAGCCCATGTTATTGAAGATTTAATTAAAGGCAAGAAGGTACACTTGCGTGCAAGTGCAAAAGGAACGGACTGTTATCCACGGAAAGAAATAGATACTTATATCAGCCTGGAAGATCTAAATCAGGCATATTTGTTTAATCCTAGGAATTGTTATCAAAATTATTGGGTGGCTGTAAATTCATCAAATAAAATTATATATACATATATGGGACCTCTTTATGCTAATTATGGTAACGCCAGTTACAGTAGTGCTGGTCAATTAAGTCCACTCTTGAATGATCCATATTATCAAACTATAGGAATTGGTACTAGGATTTTTTTAGGAGGGGCACAAGGTTACATTTCCTGGGAAGGAACTCAGCATAATCCTAGTAGAGAAAGAACAAAAAATGGAATACCTGTTGGCGGAGCAGGAACAATTGCTGTGATTGGTGATCTGAAAGAGATGAATTCAAACTATATTCGCGCTGCATCTGTTACAAATTATGGAGTAAGTCTATATGTTGGGATTGGAATTCCTATACCCATACTCAATAAAGAAATGGTAAAAAGAACAGCTATAAGAGATAGAGACATTGATGTAACGGTTATTGATTATGCTGGTGGTTCTCGGGATAACCCTAGTTTGGGAAGAGTTAATTACGAAGAGTTACGGTCAGGAGAAATAAAACTTCCAAATGGTAAAATAGTAACAACTGCACCTTTATCTAGTTTAAATAAGGCTCGATTAATAGCTAGTGAACTTAAAGATTGGATATCTAAAGGTGATTTTCTCTTAGAAGAACCGGTTCAAAAACTTTCTAATACTCGAAAATTTAAGCCTATAGAGATGAAGAAAGAGGGTGCTCTTATAAATGATAAATAA
- a CDS encoding NIL domain-containing protein: MINKRLQLVYHPDNVSKAIIYDLVKNYDIVINIIQARILPDEEGKLVMDIKVSKKSALDQALKYLNNEGIDVTILEKSIAYNQEACVHCGACTGLCKAEALIMDKTSWELLLDQENCLLCGMCVSACGFNALSLETNGDNYV; the protein is encoded by the coding sequence ATGATAAATAAAAGACTTCAGTTAGTTTATCACCCTGATAACGTAAGTAAGGCAATAATATATGATCTAGTAAAAAATTATGATATTGTTATAAATATTATACAGGCCAGGATTTTACCTGATGAAGAAGGCAAATTAGTAATGGATATTAAGGTATCTAAAAAAAGTGCTTTAGATCAGGCTTTAAAGTATTTAAACAATGAAGGTATTGATGTGACTATATTAGAAAAAAGTATAGCATATAATCAGGAAGCATGTGTTCACTGTGGCGCTTGTACTGGACTTTGTAAAGCAGAAGCCCTTATAATGGATAAAACCTCATGGGAACTATTGCTTGATCAGGAAAATTGTCTTTTGTGTGGGATGTGTGTCAGTGCCTGTGGTTTTAATGCTCTTTCGCTGGAAACTAATGGAGATAATTATGTATGA
- a CDS encoding UPF0280 family protein, translating to MENQVFANSLLPIEVNMNMPSAIVEMVKASTLVGVGPMAAVAGVFAEKVGEKVLQKTDQVIIENGGDVFLKLKDDIKIGVYAGKESPFSDKLAIKVKARDVPWGICSSSGKMGHSYSEGKADLVTVISESTPLADAAATAAANKVHTKDDIASVIEWIYGIEGIKGVLIIKDDKIGVQGEMELLKR from the coding sequence ATGGAAAATCAAGTTTTTGCTAATAGTCTACTTCCTATTGAAGTAAACATGAATATGCCTTCTGCAATTGTAGAGATGGTTAAGGCTTCTACTCTTGTAGGGGTAGGGCCAATGGCTGCAGTTGCTGGTGTTTTTGCAGAGAAGGTGGGTGAAAAAGTTTTGCAGAAAACAGATCAGGTAATTATAGAAAATGGTGGGGATGTTTTCTTGAAGCTTAAGGATGATATAAAAATTGGGGTTTATGCCGGTAAAGAATCACCATTTTCAGATAAACTTGCTATTAAAGTAAAAGCAAGAGATGTCCCATGGGGTATTTGTAGTTCTTCAGGGAAAATGGGGCATTCTTATAGTGAAGGTAAGGCAGACTTGGTCACTGTAATTAGTGAGTCGACACCTTTAGCAGATGCAGCAGCTACAGCTGCAGCTAATAAAGTTCATACAAAAGATGATATTGCCAGCGTTATAGAATGGATTTATGGCATAGAAGGAATTAAAGGAGTGCTTATTATAAAAGATGATAAAATAGGTGTACAGGGAGAAATGGAGTTACTTAAAAGATAA
- a CDS encoding homocysteine S-methyltransferase family protein encodes MSKLLKKIENSVLIADGAMGTMIQKKDKSSKVPEEIMLENPQIIQEIHQEYIEAGSDLIETNTFGGSRLKLETSGLAEKTEEINKKAVELAKKAVNKTGKDVYILGSVGPTGKLMKPYGKLAFDDAYKVFKEQISYLVEAGVDGICIETMSDLAEMRAAVIAAKEFKVPIIAQMTFTENGYTLTGSTPEVVAIVLDSLAVDFIGVNCVAGFEEAISILEKMSKVTNKALSVFPNAGMPISVDGKTVFPQSANEYVEQFEALLDYNIKIIGGCCGTAPEYISALQEELFKHSSKFADNEVLIKKDLDESRVFLAGTRNFLELSQSTPVKIIGEKLNPTGRSDLKKALKEKDWAYLRKVARDQIEAGASLVDVNIGMAGIDKKQVMKNLIQELQMEIHIPLVLDSNDPEVLEAGLKEYQGKALVNSVNGEKESMDAIFPLIKKYGAAVIGLTLDDNGIPSTVEGRVAIAERIVNEANNYGIEVKNIFIDTLTLTAGSNAAELMVTLESLKEVREKFKVKTTLGASNVSHGLPVRELINDVFLSMAMGYGLDLPIADPFAEGIHDQIKTANLLTNRDKEGEEFIKSFAGREVVKKAKLVSKKGSEEESKDKKQEGISKEESKGGEIEKKNENVGEHEFIDKDPLLLEIRQAIIEGNRGDIVSLSESSIEKYKPQEIVNNVLIPSIQQVGDLYDTGRYFLPQLLKSAETMQKAFDFLKEKMLDDEKDNYKAKVLMATVKGDIHDIGKNIAKTIFMNHAYQVIDLGANVDSEEIVSRALEEEVEFVGLSALMTTTMMEMKVVIDKLKVKGYKGAVIIGGAVTNQDFADEIAADIYARDALDGVRKANKLLEEKVEVLS; translated from the coding sequence ATGAGTAAACTTCTTAAAAAAATTGAAAACTCTGTACTGATTGCAGATGGTGCAATGGGTACTATGATACAGAAAAAAGATAAATCATCAAAGGTTCCTGAAGAAATAATGTTAGAAAACCCTCAAATTATTCAAGAGATTCATCAAGAATATATTGAGGCTGGCTCTGATCTTATAGAAACCAACACCTTTGGGGGAAGTCGTTTGAAATTAGAGACTAGTGGACTGGCTGAGAAAACAGAAGAAATAAACAAAAAAGCTGTTGAACTTGCAAAGAAGGCAGTAAATAAGACAGGAAAAGATGTTTATATACTGGGCTCTGTAGGTCCTACAGGCAAATTGATGAAACCCTATGGAAAGCTGGCTTTTGATGATGCCTATAAGGTATTTAAAGAGCAAATTTCTTACCTTGTAGAAGCAGGAGTAGATGGAATCTGTATAGAAACAATGAGTGATTTAGCTGAAATGAGAGCTGCAGTAATTGCCGCTAAAGAATTCAAAGTACCTATAATCGCTCAAATGACTTTTACAGAAAACGGCTATACTCTAACGGGTTCAACACCAGAAGTAGTAGCAATTGTACTGGATAGCTTAGCTGTTGATTTTATAGGTGTTAACTGTGTAGCTGGTTTTGAAGAAGCTATATCTATTTTAGAAAAAATGTCTAAAGTAACAAATAAAGCATTGAGTGTTTTTCCAAATGCTGGAATGCCTATCAGTGTTGATGGTAAAACAGTATTCCCTCAGTCAGCCAATGAGTATGTGGAGCAGTTTGAGGCATTGCTAGATTATAATATAAAGATAATAGGTGGTTGCTGCGGTACCGCTCCAGAATATATAAGTGCTTTGCAAGAAGAATTATTTAAGCATAGTTCAAAGTTTGCAGATAATGAAGTCTTAATAAAAAAAGATTTAGATGAAAGTAGAGTGTTTTTAGCAGGAACTAGGAATTTCCTTGAACTAAGCCAAAGTACTCCTGTTAAAATTATTGGTGAAAAATTAAATCCAACTGGTAGAAGTGATCTCAAGAAGGCCTTGAAAGAAAAAGATTGGGCCTACTTACGGAAAGTTGCCAGGGATCAGATTGAGGCAGGAGCCAGTCTTGTAGATGTAAATATAGGAATGGCTGGCATAGATAAAAAACAAGTTATGAAAAATTTAATTCAGGAGTTACAAATGGAAATCCATATTCCCCTGGTTCTTGATTCAAATGACCCAGAAGTATTAGAAGCGGGGCTAAAAGAATATCAGGGAAAAGCCCTGGTTAATTCGGTTAATGGTGAGAAAGAATCAATGGATGCTATCTTTCCATTAATTAAAAAATATGGTGCTGCAGTAATAGGTCTAACTCTAGATGATAATGGTATTCCTTCTACTGTAGAAGGAAGGGTGGCTATTGCTGAAAGGATTGTTAATGAAGCTAATAACTATGGTATAGAAGTTAAAAATATTTTTATTGACACTCTAACACTAACAGCTGGTTCTAATGCTGCTGAATTAATGGTAACCTTAGAGTCTTTGAAAGAAGTTAGAGAGAAATTTAAGGTTAAGACAACCCTTGGTGCAAGTAATGTTTCCCATGGCTTGCCAGTTAGAGAACTGATAAATGATGTATTTTTAAGCATGGCTATGGGCTATGGTTTGGATTTACCGATAGCGGATCCCTTTGCTGAGGGTATTCATGATCAGATAAAGACAGCTAATCTCCTTACAAATAGGGACAAAGAAGGAGAGGAGTTTATTAAAAGCTTTGCTGGTAGAGAAGTGGTAAAAAAAGCTAAATTAGTTTCAAAAAAAGGGAGTGAAGAGGAGAGTAAGGATAAAAAGCAAGAAGGAATTAGTAAAGAAGAAAGCAAAGGCGGAGAAATTGAGAAAAAGAATGAGAATGTTGGTGAACATGAGTTTATAGATAAAGATCCTCTTTTGCTGGAAATAAGGCAAGCTATTATCGAAGGGAATAGAGGTGATATTGTTTCGTTAAGTGAAAGCAGTATTGAAAAGTACAAGCCTCAGGAGATAGTTAATAATGTTTTAATACCTTCTATCCAACAGGTTGGTGATCTTTACGATACTGGAAGGTACTTTTTGCCTCAGTTATTAAAAAGTGCTGAGACTATGCAAAAGGCATTTGATTTCTTAAAAGAAAAAATGCTTGATGATGAAAAAGATAATTATAAGGCTAAGGTCTTGATGGCGACTGTCAAAGGAGATATCCATGATATAGGTAAAAATATTGCTAAAACAATATTTATGAACCATGCATATCAGGTTATTGATCTGGGTGCTAATGTAGACAGTGAAGAAATAGTTTCAAGGGCGCTCGAGGAAGAAGTTGAATTTGTTGGTTTGAGTGCTTTGATGACGACTACAATGATGGAAATGAAAGTTGTTATTGATAAGTTAAAAGTTAAAGGATATAAAGGAGCAGTAATCATAGGTGGTGCAGTGACCAATCAGGATTTTGCAGATGAAATTGCTGCTGATATCTATGCCAGAGATGCCCTTGATGGTGTTAGAAAAGCTAATAAATTATTGGAAGAAAAAGTTGAAGTATTATCATAA
- a CDS encoding branched-chain amino acid aminotransferase, giving the protein MKIRIEESKNKKAKVDENNLGFGSIFTDHMFIMDYEEGKGWFDPRIVPYGPFEVSPSMSVFHYGQAVFEGLKAYRTPEGKIFLFRPMENMKRLNISNNRMCIPEIDTEFCLEAIKKLVKLEQDWVPSVEGTSLYIRPFIISTGTTLKLKPSSSYRFMVILSPVGAYYPQGINPVDIYVETEYVRAVPGGTGFAKTSGNYAGSMIAQAEAAEKGFVQVLWLDGIERKYVEEVGSMNVFFKIDGEIITPSLQGSVLPGITRDSAIDLIKSWNIPLSEQKISIEEVYQAHSEGRLEESFGTGTAAVISPVGALNWQGKGISINDGMTGDVAKKLYDSITGIQTGKLEDKFGWTVEV; this is encoded by the coding sequence GTGAAAATCAGAATTGAAGAAAGTAAAAATAAGAAAGCAAAAGTAGATGAAAACAATTTAGGTTTTGGGTCAATATTTACAGATCATATGTTTATTATGGATTATGAAGAAGGTAAAGGATGGTTCGATCCCAGGATTGTACCATATGGACCCTTTGAAGTATCTCCATCAATGTCTGTATTTCATTATGGACAGGCTGTATTTGAAGGACTTAAAGCTTATAGGACTCCAGAAGGAAAGATTTTCTTATTTAGACCTATGGAGAATATGAAAAGATTAAATATAAGCAATAATCGTATGTGTATACCTGAAATTGATACTGAATTTTGCCTGGAAGCAATTAAAAAGTTAGTAAAATTAGAACAAGATTGGGTTCCTTCTGTAGAAGGGACATCATTATATATTCGACCATTTATTATTTCTACAGGTACTACTTTGAAGTTGAAGCCTTCTAGTTCTTATAGATTTATGGTGATATTATCACCTGTTGGAGCTTATTACCCTCAAGGTATTAATCCTGTTGATATCTATGTAGAAACAGAATATGTAAGGGCTGTTCCAGGAGGAACAGGTTTTGCCAAAACAAGTGGTAATTATGCTGGTAGTATGATAGCTCAGGCAGAAGCAGCTGAGAAAGGTTTTGTACAGGTGCTCTGGCTTGATGGTATCGAAAGAAAATATGTTGAAGAAGTTGGCTCTATGAATGTATTCTTTAAAATTGATGGAGAAATTATAACTCCATCATTACAGGGCAGTGTACTTCCTGGTATAACTAGAGACTCTGCAATTGACCTTATAAAAAGCTGGAATATTCCATTATCAGAACAGAAAATCTCTATAGAAGAAGTATATCAAGCACATAGTGAAGGAAGACTAGAAGAATCCTTTGGTACCGGTACGGCTGCAGTTATATCTCCAGTAGGAGCACTTAATTGGCAGGGAAAAGGTATCAGTATAAATGATGGTATGACTGGAGATGTAGCTAAAAAATTATATGATTCTATTACAGGTATTCAGACTGGAAAACTTGAAGATAAGTTTGGATGGACAGTAGAAGTTTAA
- a CDS encoding metalloregulator ArsR/SmtB family transcription factor, with product MELLEIIKALSHENRLRILNLLKHQELCVCELENILDINQSNASRHLSKLKQVAIIEDEQKAQWVYYKINHKLLSEHSFLRNILEEELKSLENYKIDLERLRKYKVSGISCEDLGESRMFD from the coding sequence ATGGAGCTCTTAGAAATTATTAAAGCTCTTTCTCACGAAAACAGGCTAAGGATTCTTAATTTGTTAAAACATCAGGAATTATGTGTTTGCGAATTAGAGAATATACTTGATATTAACCAGTCTAATGCCTCAAGACATTTAAGTAAGTTGAAGCAGGTTGCTATCATTGAAGATGAGCAAAAGGCTCAATGGGTTTATTATAAAATAAATCATAAATTACTTAGTGAACATTCATTTTTACGGAATATTTTGGAAGAAGAACTTAAATCACTGGAAAATTATAAAATAGATTTAGAGAGACTAAGGAAATACAAAGTAAGTGGTATATCCTGTGAAGATCTTGGTGAAAGTCGGATGTTTGATTAA
- a CDS encoding arsenate reductase ArsC produces the protein MKYKVAFVCIGNSCRSQIAEGFAKEYGSDVLEVYSAGTNPAPAVKDNAVKAMEEVGVDISDQYPKLLKDIPEELDILITMGCGVDCPLIPCKMREDWGLDDPVGKPIEVFRETRAIIEKKVKELIEKARKEEI, from the coding sequence ATGAAATATAAAGTTGCCTTTGTTTGTATTGGTAATTCATGTAGAAGTCAAATAGCCGAAGGCTTTGCTAAAGAATATGGTAGTGATGTATTGGAGGTTTATAGTGCAGGTACCAATCCAGCTCCAGCAGTAAAAGATAATGCTGTTAAAGCAATGGAAGAAGTTGGAGTAGATATTAGTGATCAGTATCCTAAACTATTGAAAGATATACCTGAAGAATTAGATATTTTGATTACTATGGGCTGTGGTGTTGACTGTCCTTTGATTCCATGTAAAATGAGAGAGGATTGGGGACTTGATGATCCAGTGGGCAAACCTATTGAAGTTTTTAGGGAAACTAGAGCTATTATTGAAAAAAAGGTAAAAGAATTAATTGAAAAAGCCAGAAAAGAAGAAATATAA
- the arsB gene encoding ACR3 family arsenite efflux transporter, protein MNEEKGLEKVEDKKIGLFEKYLTIWVALCIIVGVLIGRYWTAFPSTLSRWEYAQVSIPVAILIWLMIYPMMVQIDFSSLLKVGKRPKPLVMVSISNWLIKPFTMAFFAWFFFRYVFQGFIDPQLADQYIAGAILLGSAPCTAMVFVWSYLTDGDASYTLVQVALDDLILVFAYAPIVMLLLGITDFIVPYNTILLSVVLYVLVPLLAGYFSRKYLIKKKGLEWLESIFLKKLSNLTMIGLLLTLIILFSFQGDTILNNPIHILLIAIPLTIQSFFIFFMVYGTSKVLKLKHSIAAPASMIGASNFFELAVATAIGIFGLTSGAALATVVGVLVEVPVMLALVGIANRTRHCFPKENK, encoded by the coding sequence ATGAATGAAGAAAAAGGATTAGAAAAAGTCGAAGATAAAAAGATAGGATTATTTGAAAAGTATCTTACTATATGGGTAGCTTTATGTATCATAGTAGGAGTATTAATAGGACGTTACTGGACAGCTTTCCCTTCTACATTAAGCCGGTGGGAATATGCGCAAGTTTCAATTCCGGTAGCTATTTTGATCTGGTTAATGATTTATCCAATGATGGTTCAGATTGATTTTTCCAGTCTTTTAAAAGTAGGTAAGCGACCAAAACCATTAGTTATGGTTTCCATAAGTAACTGGCTTATTAAGCCTTTCACTATGGCCTTTTTTGCCTGGTTTTTCTTTAGATATGTTTTTCAAGGATTTATTGATCCACAGTTAGCAGATCAGTATATTGCTGGGGCAATACTTTTGGGTTCGGCACCATGTACAGCGATGGTTTTTGTATGGAGCTATTTGACTGATGGTGATGCAAGTTATACTCTTGTTCAGGTTGCTCTAGATGATTTAATATTAGTATTTGCTTATGCACCAATTGTAATGCTACTTCTAGGGATAACTGATTTTATTGTACCTTATAATACAATTTTATTATCTGTGGTTTTATATGTGCTGGTTCCTTTGTTAGCAGGGTATTTTTCTAGAAAATATTTAATTAAAAAGAAGGGATTAGAGTGGCTTGAAAGTATATTTCTTAAAAAATTGAGTAATTTAACTATGATTGGTTTATTATTAACCTTAATTATTCTATTCTCTTTTCAGGGGGATACAATTTTAAATAATCCAATTCATATATTATTAATTGCAATACCGCTTACAATTCAAAGTTTCTTTATCTTTTTTATGGTCTATGGTACTTCTAAAGTTTTGAAACTGAAACATTCAATAGCAGCACCTGCCAGTATGATTGGCGCAAGTAATTTCTTTGAACTGGCTGTAGCAACAGCTATCGGGATCTTTGGTTTGACATCAGGTGCGGCATTGGCTACAGTTGTAGGTGTATTAGTTGAGGTTCCAGTGATGTTAGCTTTAGTTGGGATTGCTAATCGAACAAGACATTGCTTTCCTAAAGAAAACAAGTAG
- a CDS encoding LacI family DNA-binding transcriptional regulator has protein sequence MPLTLKDIARMAGVAESTVSRAINNKAGVGEKTKEKIMKIVEEYNFQPNQLAQGLAKQKTHMLALILSDLATPGYNKIIKSIEQVANQRGYHLIICNTDNNSDKEKAYLELVSNNRVDGAIIVGGELADKNVLNLALNKKASIVLLNCLAEELLIPTVLIDNARGAYLATTHLLEQGLEKIAIVMGNNSNFLESEKLGGYYQALDDFDLSVNEDFVIETDVSREAGFNAFLKSLELSEIPEAFFVTGDMLAIGLIDAIKTGGYFIPDDFAIVAYGESVISSIINPPLTVVAEPLQKLGKYAAEYLIQLIEGKTPEERIKVLEPVLKLRKTSTPQIK, from the coding sequence ATGCCTTTGACTTTGAAAGATATAGCTAGAATGGCAGGTGTAGCTGAATCTACAGTTTCGCGGGCTATTAATAATAAAGCAGGAGTAGGAGAAAAGACAAAAGAAAAGATAATGAAAATAGTTGAAGAGTATAATTTTCAACCAAATCAATTAGCTCAGGGCTTAGCAAAACAAAAAACCCATATGCTTGCTTTGATTTTATCAGACCTGGCAACACCGGGTTATAATAAGATAATTAAAAGTATAGAGCAAGTAGCAAATCAACGAGGATATCATTTGATTATCTGTAATACAGATAATAATAGTGATAAAGAAAAAGCTTATTTGGAATTAGTCTCTAATAATCGAGTTGATGGAGCAATAATTGTAGGTGGAGAACTGGCAGATAAGAACGTTTTAAACCTGGCATTAAATAAAAAAGCGTCAATAGTCTTGCTTAATTGCTTGGCTGAAGAATTATTAATTCCTACGGTCTTGATAGATAATGCTAGAGGAGCATATTTGGCTACTACTCACCTATTAGAACAAGGACTTGAGAAAATAGCTATTGTGATGGGTAATAACAGTAATTTTCTAGAATCAGAAAAATTAGGTGGATATTATCAAGCATTAGATGATTTTGACCTTTCAGTAAATGAAGATTTTGTTATAGAGACTGACGTTAGTCGTGAGGCTGGTTTTAATGCCTTTCTAAAAAGTCTTGAACTTAGCGAAATACCAGAAGCTTTTTTTGTAACAGGAGATATGTTAGCTATTGGTTTAATAGATGCAATTAAAACTGGTGGGTATTTTATTCCAGATGATTTTGCTATAGTAGCCTATGGTGAGAGTGTGATTAGTTCTATAATAAATCCGCCACTAACAGTGGTAGCAGAACCATTACAGAAATTGGGTAAATATGCAGCAGAGTATTTGATACAGTTGATAGAAGGTAAGACACCAGAAGAGAGAATAAAAGTTTTAGAACCTGTGTTAAAATTGCGGAAAACATCAACTCCGCAAATAAAATAA